The Marinobacter subterrani genome has a segment encoding these proteins:
- a CDS encoding ABC transporter ATP-binding protein, which yields MAEIQLKSLAHSYSDTPDGPDDYAIRHLDHVWDKGGAYALLGPSGCGKSTMLNIISGLLQPSEGDVLFDGKRVNELSPRDRNIAQVFQFPVIYDSMTVFDNLAFPLRNNGVEASRVKARVHEIAEVLEIQDKLYKKAKNLTADEKQKVSMGRGLVREDVSAILFDEPLTVIDPQLKWKLRRKLKQIHEQFDITMVYVTHDQLEASTFADKIAVMYGGQIVQFGTPTELFERPNHTFVGFFIGSPGMNLIEVQRCPRGVCFGSIVVPLDEWQVEVLQRQKTSNLKIGIRPEFVEVSDQATDETFEATVLDVEDLGTYKIVTVELGHETLKARQNEEFEAEIGGVVHLSFPKQWLMLYVDEFLIKEQQ from the coding sequence ATGGCTGAGATTCAACTGAAATCACTCGCTCACAGTTACAGTGACACGCCGGACGGCCCGGATGATTATGCTATCCGGCACCTCGATCATGTCTGGGATAAGGGCGGAGCCTACGCGCTGCTGGGCCCGTCCGGCTGTGGCAAGAGCACCATGCTGAACATTATCTCCGGCCTGCTTCAGCCGTCGGAGGGGGACGTTCTGTTTGATGGCAAGCGGGTCAACGAACTGTCCCCCAGGGACCGGAACATTGCACAGGTCTTCCAGTTCCCGGTGATCTATGACTCCATGACCGTGTTCGATAACCTGGCTTTTCCGTTGCGGAACAACGGGGTTGAAGCGTCCCGGGTCAAGGCGAGGGTTCACGAAATTGCCGAAGTCCTGGAAATTCAGGACAAGCTTTACAAGAAGGCCAAGAATCTCACGGCCGATGAAAAGCAGAAGGTGTCCATGGGGCGTGGCCTGGTCCGGGAAGACGTATCCGCCATTCTGTTCGATGAACCGCTGACGGTGATCGACCCCCAGCTCAAGTGGAAACTCCGGCGCAAGCTGAAGCAGATTCACGAGCAATTCGACATCACCATGGTCTATGTCACGCACGACCAGTTGGAGGCTTCGACGTTCGCCGACAAGATCGCGGTGATGTACGGCGGCCAAATCGTTCAGTTCGGAACCCCGACCGAGCTGTTTGAGCGGCCGAACCACACCTTTGTGGGCTTCTTCATCGGCAGCCCCGGCATGAACCTGATCGAGGTACAGCGCTGCCCGCGCGGTGTCTGTTTCGGCAGCATCGTGGTGCCTCTGGATGAATGGCAGGTGGAGGTTCTGCAACGCCAGAAAACCAGCAATCTCAAGATCGGCATACGCCCGGAGTTTGTCGAGGTTTCTGATCAGGCCACTGATGAAACCTTTGAGGCTACAGTCCTCGATGTCGAAGATCTGGGCACTTACAAGATTGTCACCGTCGAACTCGGCCACGAAACGCTGAAAGCCCGCCAGAACGAAGAATTTGAAGCGGAAATTGGCGGGGTGGTGCATCTGTCGTTTCCCAAGCAGTGGCTGATGCTCTACGTGGATGAGTTCCTGATCAAGGAGCAACAATAA
- a CDS encoding ABC transporter ATP-binding protein, with translation MSLTLENISREVDGVDYIRDANLTFEAGSFNVLLGRTLAGKTSLMRLMAGLDKPSEGRLVYNGEDVTGQAVQQRNISMIYQQFINYPNLTVFENIASPLRLAKMPDSEIERRVRETAAMLRIDPLLKRYPLELSGGQQQRCAMARALVKDATLVLFDEPLVNLDYKLREELRSELRQLFQERQCIAVYATTEANEALALGGTTTLLHEGRVVQTGPVMSVYRAPTNTLAAELFSEPPMNMIRGRVTDTEVTFDEYSHHGLTRELSKLAPGDYWFGIRPSHIGLVPTSDDDLEMSMEVELSDISGSETFMHVQNSHFEMVAQLMGVHSYRTGSPIKIYLPINKLFVFDSNEQLVHTPSETSKRAA, from the coding sequence ATGTCCTTAACACTGGAGAATATCTCCCGTGAGGTCGACGGTGTCGACTACATCCGGGATGCCAACCTGACCTTCGAGGCAGGTTCATTCAATGTTCTGCTTGGACGCACACTGGCTGGTAAAACCTCTCTGATGCGACTGATGGCCGGGCTGGACAAGCCCTCCGAAGGCCGCCTTGTCTATAACGGCGAGGATGTTACCGGGCAGGCTGTCCAGCAGCGGAACATCTCGATGATTTACCAGCAATTTATCAACTACCCCAACCTGACGGTGTTTGAGAACATCGCATCGCCGCTGCGGCTGGCGAAAATGCCGGACAGTGAGATCGAACGTCGAGTTCGGGAAACCGCCGCGATGCTCCGGATTGACCCTCTGCTCAAGCGTTATCCGCTGGAGCTGTCGGGCGGCCAGCAGCAGCGGTGTGCCATGGCCCGGGCGTTGGTCAAGGATGCCACGCTGGTGCTGTTCGACGAACCCCTGGTGAACCTTGACTACAAGCTCCGGGAAGAGCTGCGGTCGGAGCTCCGCCAACTGTTCCAGGAGCGCCAGTGTATTGCGGTCTATGCCACCACGGAGGCCAACGAGGCACTCGCTCTTGGGGGAACCACCACGCTCCTGCATGAGGGCCGCGTGGTTCAGACCGGGCCGGTCATGAGTGTCTATCGGGCGCCCACCAACACTCTGGCAGCCGAGCTGTTCAGCGAGCCGCCAATGAACATGATTCGCGGCCGAGTTACCGATACCGAGGTCACCTTCGATGAATACTCGCACCACGGCCTGACCCGGGAACTGTCGAAGCTCGCGCCCGGGGACTACTGGTTCGGCATCCGGCCGAGTCACATCGGCCTGGTACCCACCAGTGATGACGACCTGGAAATGTCGATGGAGGTTGAGCTCAGCGACATCAGTGGTTCCGAGACCTTCATGCACGTCCAGAACAGCCATTTCGAGATGGTCGCTCAACTGATGGGTGTGCATTCCTACCGGACCGGTTCACCCATCAAGATTTATCTGCCGATCAACAAGCTGTTCGTATTCGACAGCAATGAACAGCTGGTGCACACCCCGTCCGAGACATCAAAGAGGGCTGCCTGA
- a CDS encoding carbohydrate ABC transporter permease, with product MVKIPNNRAWWLVLPVFLLVAFSALIPLMTVVNYSVQDIFGPGNAYYVGTEWFEIILHDERLQESLLRQFIFSGAVLLIEIPLGIGVALMMPKSGIKASLALILLAIPLLIPWNVVGTIWQIFGRGDIGLFGWALNAIGFDYNYTGDTLDAWLTVLLMDVWHWTPLVALLCYSGLRAIPEAFYQAAEIDRASRWAVFRYIQLPRLKNVLIIAVLLRFMDSFMIYTEPFVLTGGGPGSSTTFLSQTLTTMAVGQFDLGRAAAFSLIYFLIVLLISWLFFTAITAADKEK from the coding sequence ATGGTCAAAATTCCCAACAATCGCGCCTGGTGGCTGGTCCTTCCGGTCTTCCTGCTGGTGGCTTTTTCGGCGCTGATCCCACTGATGACAGTGGTCAACTACTCGGTACAGGATATTTTCGGGCCCGGTAACGCCTATTACGTTGGTACCGAATGGTTCGAAATCATTCTCCATGATGAGCGGCTTCAGGAGTCCCTCCTGCGGCAGTTCATTTTCTCCGGTGCGGTACTGCTGATCGAGATTCCACTCGGCATCGGGGTGGCACTGATGATGCCGAAATCAGGCATCAAGGCGTCCCTGGCCCTGATCCTGCTGGCGATTCCGCTGCTGATTCCCTGGAACGTGGTGGGCACCATCTGGCAGATCTTCGGCCGCGGCGATATTGGCCTGTTCGGCTGGGCGTTGAACGCGATCGGGTTTGATTACAACTATACCGGTGACACCCTGGATGCCTGGCTGACCGTGTTGCTGATGGATGTCTGGCACTGGACACCCCTGGTGGCCCTGTTGTGTTACTCCGGCCTGAGGGCGATTCCGGAAGCCTTCTACCAGGCCGCGGAGATTGACCGTGCCTCCAGGTGGGCGGTGTTCCGTTACATCCAGCTACCGCGCCTGAAGAATGTTCTGATCATCGCCGTGTTGCTGCGCTTTATGGACAGCTTCATGATCTACACCGAGCCTTTTGTTCTGACCGGCGGCGGCCCCGGAAGCTCAACCACCTTCCTGAGCCAGACGTTGACCACCATGGCGGTCGGCCAGTTCGACCTCGGCCGGGCAGCGGCCTTCTCGCTGATCTACTTCCTGATCGTGCTGCTGATTTCATGGCTGTTCTTCACCGCCATTACTGCTGCCGACAAAGAAAAATAA
- a CDS encoding sigma-54-dependent Fis family transcriptional regulator has protein sequence MRKNEYSDYRRVIADSWNRCIAWGLSHEHEPAAPEPEAGRLEEIQRLHGELLAVTEAEVLPYYRNVLANSRCLILLADQHATVLNSWGDERITETRLKPWFQKGANWQEQNCGTNAIGTAIAIGAPVQIKRNEHFLKANRSIIGSAAPIFDAHRQIAGVLSVFSDAYLPQAHTLGMVRLLSQSVENRLISRQFGPDHFQITVNTTADNFDSPWSGILASDDSGRIIASNQRADQLLGMPTVNARLDELFTTHRNHILGYREQEPLQLTTRSKVRLSARIKRPSLPEKPPERTQQPSGTGNTVQSGLQPDIDHLEFGDSAVKRCATQSLKVLERGVPVLITGETGVGKEVLVKALHQASHRKDQPLMAVNCAAIPPELVESELFGYEPGAFTGARAQGSLGFIRKAHKGILFLDEIGEMPLSAQSRLLRVLQERVVTPVGSTESVPVDILLVTATNRPLNSRIDDGHFRADLYYRINGLCVELPSLRHRADRRRLIQNIYARHRDPCQAEELSPKVLSALENHPWPGNIRQLVNVLRVAVAIADGEDIQVWHLPEDFLAEFDSAANSETSPETRAQAEHTGQAEADPLARTLQVYHKYTGNISQAARELAISRNTLYKRLRELGVR, from the coding sequence ATGAGAAAAAACGAATACTCCGATTACCGACGCGTGATCGCCGACTCCTGGAACCGCTGCATTGCATGGGGCCTCAGCCATGAACATGAACCGGCGGCTCCCGAACCGGAGGCGGGGCGGCTGGAGGAAATTCAGCGCCTGCATGGCGAGTTACTTGCGGTGACCGAAGCCGAGGTACTGCCCTACTACCGGAACGTGCTCGCCAACAGCCGCTGCCTGATTCTGCTTGCCGATCAACATGCCACGGTGCTGAATAGCTGGGGTGACGAACGCATTACGGAAACCCGCCTGAAGCCCTGGTTCCAGAAAGGTGCCAACTGGCAGGAGCAGAACTGCGGGACCAATGCCATCGGGACAGCGATTGCCATCGGCGCACCGGTCCAGATCAAGCGCAACGAGCATTTCCTGAAGGCCAACCGCAGCATTATCGGCTCCGCCGCCCCGATTTTTGATGCCCACCGGCAAATTGCCGGCGTTCTAAGCGTTTTCAGCGACGCTTACCTGCCCCAGGCTCATACCCTGGGCATGGTTCGCCTGCTTTCCCAGTCTGTGGAAAACCGTCTGATCAGTCGCCAGTTCGGCCCGGACCATTTCCAGATAACGGTCAATACCACCGCCGACAACTTCGACAGCCCCTGGTCGGGTATCCTTGCCAGCGACGACTCCGGGCGGATTATTGCCAGCAACCAGCGGGCGGATCAGTTGCTTGGAATGCCAACGGTCAATGCACGCCTGGATGAATTGTTCACCACCCATCGAAACCATATTCTTGGTTATCGCGAACAGGAGCCGCTGCAGCTGACAACGCGGAGCAAGGTTCGGCTGAGCGCCCGAATAAAGCGGCCGTCTCTGCCAGAAAAGCCTCCGGAGCGAACGCAACAACCATCCGGGACCGGCAATACCGTGCAGAGTGGGCTCCAACCCGACATAGACCACCTGGAGTTCGGCGATTCGGCCGTGAAGCGCTGCGCCACCCAGAGCCTCAAGGTACTTGAGCGCGGCGTGCCGGTGCTTATTACAGGAGAAACCGGGGTGGGAAAAGAAGTCCTGGTCAAGGCGCTGCACCAGGCCTCGCACCGCAAGGATCAGCCCCTGATGGCGGTAAACTGCGCCGCCATTCCACCGGAGCTGGTGGAGTCGGAGCTGTTCGGATACGAGCCCGGAGCCTTTACCGGAGCCCGCGCTCAGGGCTCCCTGGGCTTTATCCGGAAGGCTCACAAGGGCATTCTGTTCCTCGATGAAATCGGCGAAATGCCGCTTTCGGCACAGTCCCGCCTGCTGAGGGTTTTGCAGGAACGGGTTGTCACTCCGGTCGGTTCCACAGAGAGCGTTCCCGTCGATATCCTGCTGGTAACCGCCACCAACCGCCCCCTCAATTCACGCATTGATGATGGCCATTTCCGCGCTGACCTCTACTACCGCATCAATGGCTTGTGTGTGGAGCTGCCATCACTCCGGCACCGGGCCGACCGGCGACGCCTGATACAAAACATCTATGCCCGGCACCGGGATCCCTGCCAGGCGGAAGAGCTGTCTCCGAAGGTGCTGTCGGCGCTTGAAAACCATCCCTGGCCGGGCAACATCCGCCAACTGGTGAATGTACTTCGGGTGGCCGTGGCGATCGCTGACGGTGAAGACATTCAGGTCTGGCACCTGCCAGAGGACTTCCTGGCCGAATTCGATTCGGCGGCGAACAGCGAGACCAGCCCGGAAACCCGAGCGCAGGCAGAACACACCGGCCAGGCGGAAGCGGACCCGCTGGCCCGAACGCTGCAGGTCTATCACAAGTACACCGGGAATATATCCCAGGCAGCCAGAGAGCTGGCGATCAGCCGGAACACCCTTTACAAGCGGCTTCGGGAACTTGGAGTTCGCTAA